TTGCACCTTGTTCTAACGCTCCAAGATGAGCTGCTGTATCTATGCCTCTAGCTCCACCACTAACAACTAACCCCGTTGCTGCTGTTATCTCGCCTGCTAACATCTTAGCTACATTTTTTCCGTAACTTGTAGCTTTACGAGAACCGACAATCGCAATACTATTAGAAAAATCTATCATTGCACCATAATAATAAAACAGCACCGGTGGATTAAAGATATGACGTAGCTTATCAGGATAAACTTCATCATAAATGCTACAAACCTTGATATTCTTCTTGGTCAATTCTTTCGCCCAAAAATCGGGGTTATTATTTACCCCTCTCATTTTAAGAAGTTTATCACAAATACCTTTATTGAGGCAACCACTTAATATGATATCTTTTTCACTTGCTTCCCAAACTGTTTGACTCGAACCAAAATATTTTATCAATTTTTGTATTTGTTGATAACCTAAACCGGGGACTTTGGTTAAAGAAATCAAAAACATGTTTTCCAAAATAACTCACCACCATTTATTATTATGGTTTTGCTTTATATTGAAATTTATACCCCAAATATAAGACTATATTTGGGGTATAAATTTCGATATATCATCTTTATACTTTTCAATTGTAGTTTTATCCGGACAATCCTTTAACAAAGTCGCTATTGATTTACCTTGTAAACAAAACTTTTCATTTAGTTCTGCAATCGGGATTAACACAAATTTACGTTCTGCGAGAAAAGGATGTGGAATTTTTAAATTTTCTTCATTAACTGTTTCATTCTTATAAGTTAAAATATCAATATCAATCAAGCGCGGTCCCCAATGAACAAGCCTTTTCCGTCCCATTTCTTCTTCAATTTCCAAACATTTTTGCAATAAAATCATCGGTGATAATGTGGTGTCAATACTTACAACAATATTTAAAAATTGCGGTTGGTTTTTAAAACCAACCGGTTCTGTTTCATACAGCGATGA
The nucleotide sequence above comes from Negativicutes bacterium. Encoded proteins:
- the folK gene encoding 2-amino-4-hydroxy-6-hydroxymethyldihydropteridine diphosphokinase gives rise to the protein MILLGLGTNIGNRQENILTALQLLNEVVKILQVSSLYETEPVGFKNQPQFLNIVVSIDTTLSPMILLQKCLEIEEEMGRKRLVHWGPRLIDIDILTYKNETVNEENLKIPHPFLAERKFVLIPIAELNEKFCLQGKSIATLLKDCPDKTTIEKYKDDISKFIPQI